Within the Erythrobacter insulae genome, the region GCGGCTTAAACCGTAAGGGCTTGTGAGTTTTGCGCAGTTTAGCCTGCCCTCACCTTTCGGCGCCTACCCTCTTATGAGTTGGCGGCGACCAATCAAATCTGGGCGCGGCATTCCTTTGAAACCCACATCGATCACAGCGCCATCAGATTCGATACCGGGTCGTAACCACATGGCTACGGCGCGTCCGGAATCGGTGTTGTAAACGCTCGATTGATCAAATTCGGCCGCTGCCTAATGCGATTGTGAAGCGCGGCCTGGCACCTCTCCTTGCGCGCCTGCGGCTAAATCTTCGGATATTACGGATGGCCGCCGCCGGGTTTCGACGTAGCCTTGCGTGTTGATCAGCAAGGGAGATCACGATGGGAGATCAGTATGGGAGATAGATTAAAGGGCAAGATTGCGATCATCACCGGGGCCACTGGCGGGATTGGCGAGGCAAGCGTCCGGCGATTCCTGGATGAAGGCGCAAGCGTGATGATGACGGGCCGCAATTCTGACAAGCTGGCAAAGAGTGCGAAGCGCCTCGGCTCTGGCGACCGTCTCTCGTATTTTACCGCAGACGTTGTGGATGAGGAACAGACGAAAGCCTCCATCGAGGCGACCGCCGAGCGATTTGGGGGTCTCGACGTTGTGTTCGCAAATGCTGGCATCGAGGGCGTAATACAGCCAATCGAAGAGCAGACACAAAAGGACGTGCTCGACGTTTTGCAGCCAAACGTGATTGGGGTCTGGAACCTGCTCCATCACGCTATTCCTCACCTGAAGAAACGCGGCGGCGGGTCCATCATGATCACGTCGTCTACAGCAGGGCTTACCGGCTTTCCGGGCCTCAGCGCCTATTGCGCCAGTAAGCACGCGGTGATCGGCATGATGCGCACCGCAGCGGCCGAGCTTGCACCGGATAGAATCCGCGTGAACACGATCAATCCCGGTCCGATCGATAACAGGATGATTGCGTCTGTAGAAAACCAGCTCTCAACCAATGGACCGGAGTCCGCTAGGGCGCGGATTGAGGCCATGGTCCCCATGGCTCGTTACGGGACAAATGAGGAAGTCGCGAACCTCGCGGTCTTTCTAGCCAGTGACGAAAGCACCTATACCACTGGTTCGGTAAATGTGATCGACGGCGGATTGACGGCACTTTAGGTGTGGCAGTCCGCCTTTAAGCCCAATCATATCCAGGCCAAACGATCTTTTGATCCAATTGAGGGCCACGAATAGCCATAAAAGTCCGCTTAGCGAATGATCGGGCGCAGCAACAACGTGCCCTCACCCATGCCCGCGGCCGCGCGCTGTTCTGGCCAAAGCCAGCACCTGTTCGCTTTTCATCGGCTGTGCACGCAGGAAACCCTGCCAATATTCGCACCCTTCCGAGATGATCGCCACGCGCTGAATCTCGCTTTCAATACCCTCGGCATAAACATCAAGCTCAAGCGCGCGAGCGAGCGCGATGATCGCCCGGAACACCGCCAGCGCTTTAGGATCGCCCGGCACGCCTTCGACCATGATTTTGTCGAGCTTGATCGCGTCCAATGGCAATTCACGCAGATATCTAAAATTGCAGAAGCCCGCGCCAAAATCGTCCAGCGCCGTGCGAAAACCCAGACTGCGCAGCGCGCCCAGCGCCTCGCTTGCCTGCTTCAAATTTCGCAGCAGCAGATCCTCTGTAATCTCCAGCATCAGCCGCGACGGTGCAATTTCACTGCGCCCGATCAATTCCGCAAAATCGGCCGCAAAGCGGGGGTTGCCCAATTCTTCGGGTGTGATGTTCAGCGACAGGCTTAATTCTTCCGGCCATGCAGCTGCGTTTTCCAACGCGCGGGCCACGACATGACGCGATAGCGGCGCGACCAAGGCGGCCCGTTCGGCAATGGCAAACAGATCGCGCGCGCCAATCTCTCCCAATGTCGGGTGCTTCCACCGCGATAAAGCCTCTGCGCCGACAACGGCACCGGTGCTGCCTGAAAACTGGGGCTGAAACAGGACCTCGATCTCTGATCGGTCAAGCGCGCTCAGCAGATCGCTGTCGAGCGCCGATTCCTTCACACCCGGAAACGATCCGCGGGTCGGCCCTCGTAGGGAATGAGTCAAAGATGTTCGGTCTGTTTGCATAAATCGCCCTTAGACGATCATATCAGCGAAACCTTACTACAATTGCAATCCGACCGAATTTGGAACATCAGGATAACTGACTACCGCCGTTTGGGATCGCAGCGGCATGCAACACCTATGATATGGGATCGGCATTGTGGCTTAGGGGGCCTTAAAACCGTAATGACGACTGCGACCAAACCTGCAACCAATGGCGCGACCAACGGATTGACCAACCCCTATGCCCGCATGGCTTTGGTGGCATCCGATACGCCTAACGCTCAGGAAGCTTACGACGCATTGCTTGGCCAACAGGACTGGTGCCCTCTCGAAGAAGCGGATGTCGCCGTTGTTCTGGGTGGGGACGGGTTCATGCTGCAAACATTGCACGCAATGCTCGATGTTGGCCGGATCATACCGGCCTATGGGATGAATTTGGGCACAGTCGGGTTTCTGATGAACCGCTATGACAAACGCGCCGTGATCGCCAACCGGCTGGCCAAGGCTCACAGCAAACGGATTGCACCGCTGCGCATGGAAGCGATCCTGCAGGATGGTGAGAAGCAATCACTTTGCGCGATCAACGAAGTCTCGCTGCTGCGTGAAACGCGCCAGACCGCCAAAATCGAAGTTACCGTGGGCAGCCGTGTGCGGATCAAGGAATTGGTCGGTGATGGTGTGCTGGTGGCGACCCCTGCGGGCTCGACCGCCTACAATCTATCGGCGAATGGCCCGATTCTGCCGCTCGACAGCCAGATGCTGGCCCTTACCCCGATCAGCCCGTTTCGCCCGCGCAGGTGGCGCGGCGCGATTCTGCCTGACCGTATGCGAATCAGATTGCGGGTGCTCGACCATGAAAAACGACCGGTTGCAGCCGTCGCCGATCAAAAGGAATTGCGCCATATCGCGGAGGTAACATTGGAGATTGCGCACGATACCGAGCTGGAGCTGCTGTTTGATCCGGGCCAGTCGCTGGAAGAGCGGATCGTGGCAGAGCAATTTGTCACGGATTGAGCATTTTCCTGCCAAACCCTCTTGCAATGAAATCCGAGCGCCCATATAGGCGCTGCTCGCACCGGAGAGACAACCGGTTGCTGTTCCCCGATAGCTCAGCGGTAGAGTAGGTGACTGTTAATCACTTGGCCGTAGGTTCGAATCCTACTCGGGGAGCCATTTTCCTTACACTTCAGACTTTGGCCTGGGCCTAGATCCCAGCCAAAAGTCGTGCGCCCACTACAAACACCAGTGCTGCGGTTAGCCATCTGATCCAACGCTTTGGCAACAGTTTTAGCGCCATCAGGCTGCCGATCTGTCCGCCAATCGCAACGGCTATCAACAGCGGCAGCGCGGCACCTAAAGCGCCGCCGAATGCGCCCGGTCCCTGTTTAAGCAATTGCCCCGCAAGGCCGAACAGGGAATTCACAAGAATGAAGAAACTCGCCGTCGCGGCGATGGCGCGCGGATTGTCCCAACGGATCAAATGCAGCAACGGGGCTAGGAATATACCTCCCCCGATACCCACCAATCCCGCCAGATATCCCAGCGGCGCAGCAATGACCGGCATATACCGGGCGATACGATGGGGCTCTTCCCCCTGCTCTTCATGCAGCGGGATAAACATCGTAACCGCCGTGAGCACAAGGCTCGCGCCCAGCAGCGTCATAAAATTCGCCTGGCCGATCGGTGTCAGCCCGCCAATAAGTGCAGCGGGCGCAGCAATCGCAGTCATCAGGATAGCGCCGCGCCACGGCGTGACACCCGACCTGCCAAAGCGCAGCGTGCCCCCTGCAACGACCACGATATTGCAGGCCAGCGCCACCATCGGTAGCAACCGGTAATCGAGGCCAGAGATCGCCAGCAACGCGGCGTAGGTCGATCCTCCTCCGAAGCCAACGCTGGCATAAAGCAGCGCGGTAACAAGGAATGTGAGCGCCAGCAGAACTGGAACCGCTCCGATCATCGCAACCGCGCCCCTTTGCCGCGCGCGTTTATGCGTTCAGCTTTGCATTCGGGTTGTTCGCCGAGCCGTGGCAATGCTTATATTTGTTTCCGCTGCCGCATGGGCATGGTGCATTCCGGCTGACATTGAGGTTCGCGTAGGGATTATCGGTGTTGGAACCACCCGGACCGGATGCCGCGCGCGGCGAACCTGCCAGCGATCCGAACAGTTCAGGCCGCTGTTCCGACCCATCGCCATCATTCGAATTGTCGAGCCCCGTGAGCGGATCGATATGCCCGGTCAGGAAATCGGGCAAATCAGGCAGAGCCTGTGTTTGCGGCTGCGAGATCTGCAGCTCGGATTTGAACAGGATCTTTGTGACTTCGCCGCGCAACGTAT harbors:
- a CDS encoding SDR family NAD(P)-dependent oxidoreductase, translated to MGDRLKGKIAIITGATGGIGEASVRRFLDEGASVMMTGRNSDKLAKSAKRLGSGDRLSYFTADVVDEEQTKASIEATAERFGGLDVVFANAGIEGVIQPIEEQTQKDVLDVLQPNVIGVWNLLHHAIPHLKKRGGGSIMITSSTAGLTGFPGLSAYCASKHAVIGMMRTAAAELAPDRIRVNTINPGPIDNRMIASVENQLSTNGPESARARIEAMVPMARYGTNEEVANLAVFLASDESTYTTGSVNVIDGGLTAL
- a CDS encoding EAL domain-containing protein, encoding MKESALDSDLLSALDRSEIEVLFQPQFSGSTGAVVGAEALSRWKHPTLGEIGARDLFAIAERAALVAPLSRHVVARALENAAAWPEELSLSLNITPEELGNPRFAADFAELIGRSEIAPSRLMLEITEDLLLRNLKQASEALGALRSLGFRTALDDFGAGFCNFRYLRELPLDAIKLDKIMVEGVPGDPKALAVFRAIIALARALELDVYAEGIESEIQRVAIISEGCEYWQGFLRAQPMKSEQVLALARTARGRGHG
- a CDS encoding NAD kinase, translated to MTTATKPATNGATNGLTNPYARMALVASDTPNAQEAYDALLGQQDWCPLEEADVAVVLGGDGFMLQTLHAMLDVGRIIPAYGMNLGTVGFLMNRYDKRAVIANRLAKAHSKRIAPLRMEAILQDGEKQSLCAINEVSLLRETRQTAKIEVTVGSRVRIKELVGDGVLVATPAGSTAYNLSANGPILPLDSQMLALTPISPFRPRRWRGAILPDRMRIRLRVLDHEKRPVAAVADQKELRHIAEVTLEIAHDTELELLFDPGQSLEERIVAEQFVTD
- a CDS encoding sulfite exporter TauE/SafE family protein, with protein sequence MIGAVPVLLALTFLVTALLYASVGFGGGSTYAALLAISGLDYRLLPMVALACNIVVVAGGTLRFGRSGVTPWRGAILMTAIAAPAALIGGLTPIGQANFMTLLGASLVLTAVTMFIPLHEEQGEEPHRIARYMPVIAAPLGYLAGLVGIGGGIFLAPLLHLIRWDNPRAIAATASFFILVNSLFGLAGQLLKQGPGAFGGALGAALPLLIAVAIGGQIGSLMALKLLPKRWIRWLTAALVFVVGARLLAGI